The following DNA comes from Kitasatospora viridis.
GCGGTAGCGAACCGTGGTGCCGGGCGGCACGAGGCTGACCCGGCCCGGGCGGATCGCGTGCGCGGTGCCGTCCACCGTCAGGTCGGCCTCGTAGCCGTAGAGGTGCAGCTGCCACAGGCTCGGCAGCGAGAACACGTCCGTGCGGCTGGCGTTGCCGTGCACACCGATGCCGACGGCAGCCACGCCGGGAGGTTCGTCGAGATGGGCGAGGGCCGTGTCCATCCGCGAGTTCTATCACGCCCGCAGCGTGGTGAGAATTGACCAGTGGATGGCGAACCGGGCCCACTCGCAGGGCGGGTCGCCGCTCTAGCGTTGTCGGCATGGAGAACAAACCGATCCTGCTCAACTCGGTCCAGCTGGCCCGCTTCGTGGCGCACGGCTCGCTTCGGCTGGACGCGGTCGTGCCCGCGGAACTGAACGCCGAGGCGGTGGGGGTGCTGGCGGAGGGCGTGGCGCCGGTCGCCTACGGAACCCCGCTGTCGAAGGCCTACGCCCCGGACTCCTTCACCGCGAGGCTGCTGGCGGTTCCGCAGGTCGCGGGCGCGGTGCGCAGCCTGGTCGGCCCCGAGCCGCTGGTCGACCACCACGCCGTCCACGTCCGCGAACCCCGCGGCGGGGAGGCGCAGCCCCTGCATGCGGACGCCATCATCGACGTGCGGACCGACGCCTTCGACGTGCAACTGATGTACTACCCGCAGGCGGTGACGCTGGAGATGGGCGGCACCCTCAGCGTCCCCGGCAGCCACCTGCGCCGGACCAACGAATCGGACACCGGCCGCTACCAGAACCTGCGCGGCCAGGACCGACTGGTGTGCCCGGCCGGCACGGTGGTGTTCCTGCACCACGGCATCTGGCACGGCGGCCGCCGCAACGACAGCGACGCGGCCCGCTACATGTTCAAGATCCGCTTCAACCCGACGGTCCGCCAGCGACTCCTGTGGGACACCTCGGACCTGCACGACCCGTGCGTGCTCGCCGAGTTGGACGTCACGTTCCCTTGGTACGAGCACGCCGTCGGGCGCCTGGAGCGCTACAACCGCGCCCTGCTGTGGCGCGAACTGACCGGCGATCCCGACTTCGACCTCGACCACTGGGTGACCAGGGTCTCCAACCGCCCCCAGGAGGCGACGGCATGACCGTCGATTCACCCACGGCCACCGTGCTCCGCCAGCAGGTACTCGTGCTCTACCTGGCCACCTCCGCGCTGGACTCGGACGTGGTCGGCTGGTCGCGCTACGACGGCACCGGCCACACCTCGCCGACCACGGGCGACGGCGACGAACCGCCCTACGGCACCGGAATCGACGCGCTCCGGGACGGCTGGCGGCTGATCCAGGCCGCCCAGCTCCTCCCGCCGTACCCGGGCCACGAGTACGACGTCTCCTTCCTGAAGCACGAGTTCTTCTTCGAGCGGATCGAGACGCTCCAAGCCGATCGGTGAGCGGCTCCGGGTCCGCCTCGGCAGGGCCGCGATCGAACGGGTGAGCCAGGACACGCGATCGGGGAGACGACCTGAACTCAGCCTCTGACGGGGTGTTCAGCCGAGCCGGGACGGCGCGCTGACCGCCCGGGCGATGCGCTGCCCGACCAGGCGCTCGGCCGTGGCGAGCGGGTACCAGGCCGCGCCCGTCACCTCGGACTCCTGGAGCGGACCCACGTCCACCTTCGGGTGCGCAGTCCTGAAGGCGAATCCGAGGTCAAGGTGGTAGTGGGCAGGCTCGTCCTTCTCCGGTCGCGCCGGAACCTGGCCGTACTGGATGTACACGGGCACCGGCGATGCGGGGACCACGTCAGCGGGGTCCATCCCGGTCTCCTCCGTCAGCTCACGCAGTGCGGCGGCGACCAGCTCGGTGTCGGTGGGCTCCAGGTGGCCCCCGGGCTGCAACGTGATCCCGTACGCCAGGTGTTCGATGAGTAGGATCTCGCTGTTGTCGCGAACGAGGAGTGCGCCGACGGTCACATGCATGGGGAAGCTGCGCCGCGACGCGAAGTCCCGTCCTTCTCCGAGAAGCCGCACCGGTTCGGACAGCTGCTCGGCCTCGTTCGGGTAGCGCTCAAGGTAGGTGGCGAGGACGCTCGCGATGACCGAGTCACTGATCGCCATGGCGAGCCTCCACTCCCACACGAGAGCGAGGCTCCCCATGACCGGTCCATCTGATGTGAGCAACGAGCGCTGACACAGTCGGATCCCACAATCTGCTTGGCGTAGAGGGAAGTTCGGATTCTACAAGTTGAGCCTGGGTTGACGCGCGCCAACACGCCGTCTCGCAGTGCCTGGCGAGGCCACGGACCTCGGTATCGCTCGGGCGGGTGGCAGCCCGGGTGGCCCCGAAGAATAAATGCCGACGGCGGCAACCTTCTCGGCACCGGCGGCAACCGGGCAGTGAAACACTGGCTCGATCGACCGAAACGGATGACCATGAAGGCAACGAAGCACGCCGTCCAGCGACCGTGGCACAGGCGCGGGCCGGCCAGGGGCGTTCCCCTCGCGCTGCTGGTCGTCGGTGTTTTGGTCTGCCTGGGCGTGGCGTTGCTGGTCGGGGGCGGCGGAGGAGGGGCCAGGCCGGCCGTCGTTGCCGCGACGGCCGCCGGCGGTGCCACCTCGGGGGCGAGCGTTCCGGCCGCGACGCCGGCCGCCAGTGCGAGTGCCAGCACGAGCGCGAGTGCGTCGCCCTCCGTCGCGAGCTCGGCATCGGCCTCGGCCTCGGTCACCCCCTCACCCGCGCGCTCCGCCTCGCCCAAGTCCACAGCGGCGCCCGCGAGTCCGGCCGCGCCGCCGGCCGCCGCGGGCGGCAGTGTGGGCGCGGCCCCCGCGGCGGCGACGCTGGCCGGGCGGATCAAGCCCGGTGTCACCAACCAGGGTGTCGCCACCGCGTACGACGCGGCCGACGGCAATGGCTCGTGCCTGTTCGGCCCCACCGGCGGCGACATGATGGTCGCGGCGATGAACTACACCGACTACGAGTCGTCCAAGGCGTGCGGCGCCTACGTGTCGATCCACGCCGCGAGCGGCGCGGCGATCACGGTGCGGATCGTCAATGACTGCCCGGCGCCCTGCGCGCCCGGCCAGATCGACCTCAGCCAGCAGGCGTTCGCCAAGCTGGCCGACCTGTCGGTGGGGCGGTTGGCGATCACCTGGACGCTGTTGAGCCCGGATTCGGTGGGCCCGGTGTCGATCCGGTACAAGACCGGGTCGAGCCAGTGGTGGTGCGGCATCCAGGTGATCGGGCACCGGAATCCGCTGGCGGAGCTGGAGGTCCGCGGGGCGGGCGGCTGGCAGCAGTTGCCGCGTGCCGACTTCGACTACTTCCTCTCCACCGACGGCACCGGCTGCGGCGGCGAGCTCAGGATCACCGACATCTACGGCCAGCAGCTGACCGTCGACGGGATCACCGTGCAGCCGGACGTCGTGCAGCCGACCGGGGTGCAGTTCGCGAAGCACTGAGGCGTCCGGTTCCGTCGCCGGGCGCTGTTATGCTGCCACCCCGTTGTTAACGCACACATGTTCTTGACCTGTACTGATGAGAGGGCGACCGAGGAAGATGCTCCTCGATGACGCGTCCGCGGAGTTCAACGATTTCTTCGAACGCCACTACGCCGAACTGTCCCGTCTGGCCTACCTGTTGACCGGAGAGAGCGACGCGGCCGACGACCTCGCCGCCGATGCGCTGGTCGCCCTGTGGCAGCGCTGGGACCGGCTGCGCAGCGCCGACCACCCGGTGGCCTACGCTCGCGGGGTGGTGGCCAACATGGCGCGGGCGCGGATCCGCAGTGCGGTCCGCGAGAGGCGGCGGATCACGCTGTTCTGGACCCGTGCCCCGGAACGGACGGACGGGCCGGACGTCGCGGCCGTGCTGGACGTGCGCGCGGCGCTCGCCCGTCTGCCGTTCCGCAAGCGGGCCTGCGTGGTGCTGCGCCACGCCTTCGACCTGTCGGAGAAGGAAACCGCCGTGGCGCTCGGCATATCGGTCGGCACCGTGAAGAGCCAGACCTCGAAGGGGATGGCCGAGTTGGAAGGCGCACTCGGCGCACGAGCGGCCGGCGAACTGGTGGCAGGGAGGAGGAACCGGTGAACGATGACATCGCCCGGCGGCTGCGCGAGGCCGCCCAGGCCCATCAGCCGGACCGCGAGCGGATGTTGGCGAGGGTTCAGCGCGGCGTCACCGCCCCTGCCGTCCGCCACCGGGCGCGGCGCGGTCTGCGGTCCGGTCCCAGGGCCGCGCTCGCGGGCCTGGTCGCCGGCGGACTGTTGGCGACGGGCGGCCTCGCGGTCGCCGCCATCGTCGCGACGCACTCGTCCCCGGACACCTCCGTCGTCGCGCCGGTCAGCCCCTCGCCGTCCCCGTCCCCGGCGGAGTCGAGCGGCCCGCCCGGTACGCCGCCGTCCCGGCCCACCCCCGTGGCGCCGCCGGTGGCCACGCCGAGCAGTCCGCGTCCGAGCCCGTCGGCCGCCGTGCAGGCGCAGAACGGGCCGCTGTGGTCGGCCGGTTCGGTGGATCCGCACAGCACGGTCTACTGGTCCCAGGAGAACCTGGTCGTGAAGACCACTCAGCCGCTGACCTCGCTCACGGTGGAGTTGCGCTTCGCGCAGACCGGCGGGGTGCAGGACACCGGCGACTGGCGGACCCTGCCGACCGACGACTTCGACCTCACGGTGCAGCAGGCCGGCGGCATGCTGGTCTACCGCTGGGTGCTCAAGCCGGGCCGCACGGTGCCGGCCGCGGAGCACGAGTTCGCCGGCCAGTTCAACCACTCCACCGGGGTGCGCAGCGCCACGGGCGACACCTACCGGGTGGACGCGCAGGGGCCGGGCGGCTCGTCGTCGGTGTGGGGCGGCTTCGCGCCGGCTCACTGAGGGACGCCGAAAGGTGTGGGAAGCCCTGCGGGGCTTCCCACGCCCACATGTGACGGTGCGTCAGTCGTGCTCGACCACGATCATGGCGTGCCCGTCGAGGACGGTCGCCCGCACGTGGAGGTAGCTGCCGTCGTGCTCCCAGTCCAGTTCCCGTCCCTCGGGCTGCAGCCGCACCGAGCGCGGCGCAGCGTCCAGGCGCAGCGAGACGGGGACGTCGACCAGCGGGAAGGGGTCGTGGACCAGGTCGAGCGCGGGCGTCTCGCGGGCCGGGACGAAGCTGATCAGGTGCACCGCCGTGCCCGTGGGGGTGCGCATGACGGTGGTCTCCAGGTGGACGGGTCCGCCGGCCCGCAGGAGCGGGTTCGGGAGCAGGCGGTCCAGCGCGGCGCCGAGCAGCTGGCGGTAGGCCTCCAGGCCGTGCTCGTGGAAGGCCTCCAGCAGTGGGACGGTCACGGCGGCCGCTCCGCCGCCGACGGCGACGGCGACCTCCCCGGTGGGGTCGGCCGGCGGCGTGTAGGAGTGGCCGCAGAACTTGTCCCAGCTGCGGGGGAAGTAGGGTGCGACGACCCGGGCGAGGATCTCCGCGCCTTCCGCCGCGCGGGCGGTCAGGCGGGGGCCGTAGCTGATCACCGGGAAGTCGGCCGGGACGCCGGGCACGCCCTCGCAGGCGAGGAAGGACTCGCCGGCGGCCGCGGGCGCGAGACCTTCGACGGGCAGGTCGGGCAGGGCCGGCTCGGTGCCGTTCTTCAGCAGGGCGGGCCCGATCAGCAGCACGGCGCCACCGGCCTCGTGGTACTGCCGCAGGCGCACCGCCAGCGCGCCGTCCACCGGGGTGGACTCGGGGACCACCACGACCCGGTACCCCGTCAGGTCGGCGGTCGGCGGCAGCAGGTCGAACTGGGCGCGCAGCTGTTGCAGCGCCCGCACCGCGCCGATGCCGCTGGCGCCCGGGTTGTCGCCCAGCGCGGGGTCCACCAGCACGGCGACCTCGCTGACCACCCTGCCGCCCTCGACGAACGGCTCGCACCGCTCGATGTGTCCGTAGACCGAGCCGATGAGGTCGTACACCGCGGGCGAGAGGGCGCCGCGCGGGTGCAGCACGTCGCCCACGCCGCCGGTGAGGCCGAGGCTGAGCATCTGGCTGCACTCGTAGCGCAGCGCGGCCTTGGGCTTGAGGGCGGCGTTGTCGCCCCAGCTCTCGTGGAAGCGGCCGGTGTGGCTGAGCGTGGGCAGGCCCAACGGCCTTACGTAGCGGGCCACGTAGGGCAGGAAGGCGTAGCCCCAGCCGCCGGTCGGCAGGCCCTCGATCTCGACGTGGCGGACGAACTCGCGCTCCTCGGACAGGCCCGCCTTGGGGCGGCTGTTGAACCAGACGCCCTGGGCGGCGTCCGGCGGGAGCGCCTTCTCGACCATCGCGGAGTAGCGGGCCATGTAGCGCCGGGCGACCAGCTGCGCGTAGCGGGAGCGGTGGTCCCGGTCGGCCGGGTCGAGCCCCTCGCGGCGCATCCCGTCGACCGCCCAGCGGCTCAGGCTGGGCTGGTCCCAGCACATGTCGATGAAGATCCCGTCGACCGGGGCGAAGCGCTCCAGCACCTCGCTCAACTGGTCGGCGAAGTAGTCCGCGTAGGGGCTGGACATGTCGAGCACGTGCCAGGCCGCCTCGAAGGCGGTGTCGCTCCAGCGGGTGATCTTCAGGTTCTCGTCGTGCGCGACCCACTCGGGGTGCTCCCGGGCGGCGTACTCGTCGACCTGGAGGGAGAGGTAGATGGGCGTGCGGATCCCGACCGAGTGCAGGGCCTCGATCTGCGCGGAGAGCAGGTCGAGGTCGGGGGAGAGACCGGGGTGGCGCTCGGGCCGCTCGGTCGAGTAGTAGAGGCGGCCGTGGTGGCACTTGGCGAAGACGGTGACGCTGTCGACGTTGGCCTCGCGGAACGTGCGGGCGAACTCGGTCGGATCGAAGTCCCGGCCGACGTCGGGTATTTCGGGGGCGGTGTGGAAGTCCAGGTGGACGGTGCGTCGGGGGAAGCGCGGTGGGTTCGGCTTCGGCACGGGTGCTACTCCTCGGGGGTCTCTGGGTGGGCGGGGCTGCCTGGTCGGGCCAGGCGGGCGATGGCGGCGACCACCTGTTCGTCCGTGCCGGGGCCGGCGCAGGCGACCCGGATCCGGTCGCCGGCCAGTTCGGCGGCCATGGCGCGGGTCAGCTCCCGGGCGGCGAGCTCGACCGCCGAGTGCGGCAGGCCCTGGGTGGCGGCGACCGGGCAGGCGATGACGATCGCCGGGGCGGCCGAGCGGCGCAGGTACAGCAGCGCGGCCCGGGCCGTCCGGGCCGCTCCCAGGAGGTTGGCCTGCGGGGCGCCGGCCGGGCGGTCCGCGCCGACCCCAGTGCCGGTCCCGGCGACGTTGACCAGGAGGTCGATGCCGCCCAGCAGTTCGGCGGCCCAGGCGACGCCCGCCCGCACCGACTGGTCATCCGCGAAGTCCGTGTGGACCTTGATCAGCGGTGCGGGGAGGTCTCGTGGGTCCGGCGCCAGGAAGGCGACGCGGGCGCCGCCCGCCGCCAGCAGCCGGGCCGTCGCCAGTGCGGTGCCGGGGGCCGTCGCCGTGACGACGACGGTGCGGCCGGCGAACTCCGGCGCGCTCATGGCAGGTTCTCCGGGGTGATCATCTCGGCCACGGCTTCTCTCTCACGTCAGCCACATACATTGGATGTATGTATAGGCGGTGCGACTCCAGTGGTCCAGGGGTGGGTCGCGAAACATTTGCAAAACTACAGATCAAAGGCGTCAGTTGAGACACGGACGACATCGGGTCGCCGATGTGATCGATCATGTTGCTTCCCAGACGTAGGACCACCTGTTAGGTTGTCGCTGTGTCACTGACAGACCAGGCCATCGCCCGCATCCGCCGGCTGATCCGGGACGGGGAGCTGCTCCCCGGGGCCAAGCTTCCTCCCGAGCCGCAGCTCGCGGTCGAGCTCGGGCTCTCCCGCAACACCATGCGCGAGGCGGTCAAGGCGCTGGCCGTCGCACGGGTGCTGGAGATCCGGCGCGGTGACGGCACCTACGTGACCAGCCTGGCGCCCGGCCTGCTGCTGGAGGGCATCGGCGGCGCGGTCGAACTCCTGCAAGGGGACACCGTGCTGGAGCTCACCGAGGTGCGCAGGCTCTTCGAGCCCGCCGCCACCGGTCTGGCCGCGACCCGCGCCACCGCGCAGGACCTCGCCGAACTGGAATGGCACCTCGCCGCGATGCGAACGGCGCGGGACGACGTGGAGCTGCTCAACGAGCACGACGCCGCCTTCCACCGGGTGGTGGTCCGCGCCACCCGCAACGAGACCCTGGCCACGCTGCTGGAGCACATCTCGGGGCAGACCGTGCGGGCGAGGATCTGGCGCGGGCTCTCCGATGCGGCTGCCGCCGGCCGGACCATCGACGAACACGAGGCCATCCACCGGGCGCTGGTCGCCGGTGACGCGGAACTGGCCCGGGCAGCCGCCCTGTTGCACGTGACCAGCACCGAGCGCTGGCTGCGCGAGCACCTGGCCGAGGGTGAGTCGGACGACCACCGGACCAGCGTGCCGCCCTGCCCCTGAGGCCCCGTTCTGTTCGCCCCGCCGTAGACCGAGGAGTGATCGCGCGTGAGAATCGACGCGCACCACCACGTCTGGGACCTGACCAGACGCCCACAACCATGGCTGGATGCGCCGGAGTTGGCGGACATCCGCCGGAGTTTCGGTCCGGCCGACCTGGCACCGCTGGCGAAGGCGGCGGGCATCGGGCGCACCGTGCTGGTGCAGGTGCTGCCGGATCTCGACGAGACCAGGGAGTTCCTCGCGCTGGCCGCCGCCGAACCGCTGGTCGCCGGCGTCGTCGGCTGGGTGGACCTCACCGACCCCGGGATCGCCGACACCCTCGCCGAGCTGCGGCAGGGCCCGGGCGGCGACCTGCTGGTCGGCGTGCGGCACCTGGTCCAGGGCGAGGCCGACCCGGCCTGGCTCGCCCGCCCCGACGTCCGGCGCGGGCTGCGTGCGGTGGGCGAGGCCGGGCTCTGCTACGACCTGCTCACCCTGCCGCACCAACTCCCGGCCGCGATCGAGACGGTGCGCGCCTTGCCGGAGCAGCGCTTCGTCCTCGACCACCTCTCCAAGCCGCCGATCGCACGCGGCGAGCAGGACCCCTGGGCCGAGCTGCTGCGCGAGCTGGCGCGCGAGCCCACCGTGTCCTGCAAGCTCTCCGGCCTGGTGACGGAAGCCGACCGGGACCACTGGACCCTCGCCGACCTGCGCCCGTACGCCGAGGTCGCGCTGGACGCCTTCGGGCCCGAGCGGATCATGTTCGGCTCCGACTGGCCGGTCTGCCTGCTGGCCGCATCGTACGGACAAGTCGTCAGCACCGCACAGGACTTGACGGGGCGCCTGGCGCCGCACGAGCGCGCCCAGGTGTTCGCCGGCACGGCGGCCCGGGTCTACGGGCTGACCGTACCTTCCCGGGAGGCAGTGCTTTCTCAGGAGGATGGAGCGTGAAGGTCCGACTCGCCTACGGCACGACCGGCCTCGACATCGAGGTCGACCCCGCGGTCACCACCGTGGTGGAGCCGCTGCACCACCCCGGCGCCGCCGACGAGACGGCCGTGCTCCGCGCGGCGCTGCGTCGACCGGTCGCGGGACCGCCGCTGCGCGGGCGGGTCAAGCCGGGCCAGACGGTGGCCATCTCGGCCTGCGACGGCACCCGCCCGCAGCCGCGCCACCTGATGATCCCGGCCGTCCTGGCCGAACTCGACGGCATCGTCCGGCCCGAGGACGTGGTGATCCTGGTCGCCACCGGCACCCACCGGGGCAACGACCCGGACGAGCTGCGCCGGATGTTCGGCGACGAGGTGGTCGACCGGATCAGGATCGTCAACCACGACGCCCGCGACGCCGCGCAGCTGCGCTGGATGGGCCGGTACGGCGACGACGTGCCGGTCTGGCTCAACCGCGAGTGGGTCGACGCCGACGTCCGGATCACCACCGGCTTCGTCGAGCCGCACTTCTTCGCCGGCTTCTCCGGCGGCCCCAAGCTGGTCGCGCCCGGCCTGGCCGGGCTGGAGACGGTGCTGGTGCTGCACGATGCGAAGCGCATCGGCGATCCGCGGGCGACCTGGGGGAGCGTCTTCGGCAACCCCGTCCACGACGACGTGCGCGCCATCGCCGAGGGCACGGGCGTCGACTTCGCGCTGGACGTCGTGCTCAACCGCGACCAGCGCATCGTCGAGGCCTTCGGCGGCGACCTGCTGCCCATGCACGCCGCCGCCACGGCCGCCGCCCGCCGGCTGGCGATGCGGCCGGTGGACCACCTGTACGACGTGGTGGTCAC
Coding sequences within:
- a CDS encoding phytanoyl-CoA dioxygenase family protein, with the protein product MENKPILLNSVQLARFVAHGSLRLDAVVPAELNAEAVGVLAEGVAPVAYGTPLSKAYAPDSFTARLLAVPQVAGAVRSLVGPEPLVDHHAVHVREPRGGEAQPLHADAIIDVRTDAFDVQLMYYPQAVTLEMGGTLSVPGSHLRRTNESDTGRYQNLRGQDRLVCPAGTVVFLHHGIWHGGRRNDSDAARYMFKIRFNPTVRQRLLWDTSDLHDPCVLAELDVTFPWYEHAVGRLERYNRALLWRELTGDPDFDLDHWVTRVSNRPQEATA
- a CDS encoding NUDIX hydrolase, with the protein product MAISDSVIASVLATYLERYPNEAEQLSEPVRLLGEGRDFASRRSFPMHVTVGALLVRDNSEILLIEHLAYGITLQPGGHLEPTDTELVAAALRELTEETGMDPADVVPASPVPVYIQYGQVPARPEKDEPAHYHLDLGFAFRTAHPKVDVGPLQESEVTGAAWYPLATAERLVGQRIARAVSAPSRLG
- a CDS encoding expansin EXLX1 family cellulose-binding protein, which translates into the protein MGAAPAAATLAGRIKPGVTNQGVATAYDAADGNGSCLFGPTGGDMMVAAMNYTDYESSKACGAYVSIHAASGAAITVRIVNDCPAPCAPGQIDLSQQAFAKLADLSVGRLAITWTLLSPDSVGPVSIRYKTGSSQWWCGIQVIGHRNPLAELEVRGAGGWQQLPRADFDYFLSTDGTGCGGELRITDIYGQQLTVDGITVQPDVVQPTGVQFAKH
- a CDS encoding SigE family RNA polymerase sigma factor is translated as MLLDDASAEFNDFFERHYAELSRLAYLLTGESDAADDLAADALVALWQRWDRLRSADHPVAYARGVVANMARARIRSAVRERRRITLFWTRAPERTDGPDVAAVLDVRAALARLPFRKRACVVLRHAFDLSEKETAVALGISVGTVKSQTSKGMAELEGALGARAAGELVAGRRNR
- a CDS encoding alpha-L-fucosidase — protein: MPKPNPPRFPRRTVHLDFHTAPEIPDVGRDFDPTEFARTFREANVDSVTVFAKCHHGRLYYSTERPERHPGLSPDLDLLSAQIEALHSVGIRTPIYLSLQVDEYAAREHPEWVAHDENLKITRWSDTAFEAAWHVLDMSSPYADYFADQLSEVLERFAPVDGIFIDMCWDQPSLSRWAVDGMRREGLDPADRDHRSRYAQLVARRYMARYSAMVEKALPPDAAQGVWFNSRPKAGLSEEREFVRHVEIEGLPTGGWGYAFLPYVARYVRPLGLPTLSHTGRFHESWGDNAALKPKAALRYECSQMLSLGLTGGVGDVLHPRGALSPAVYDLIGSVYGHIERCEPFVEGGRVVSEVAVLVDPALGDNPGASGIGAVRALQQLRAQFDLLPPTADLTGYRVVVVPESTPVDGALAVRLRQYHEAGGAVLLIGPALLKNGTEPALPDLPVEGLAPAAAGESFLACEGVPGVPADFPVISYGPRLTARAAEGAEILARVVAPYFPRSWDKFCGHSYTPPADPTGEVAVAVGGGAAAVTVPLLEAFHEHGLEAYRQLLGAALDRLLPNPLLRAGGPVHLETTVMRTPTGTAVHLISFVPARETPALDLVHDPFPLVDVPVSLRLDAAPRSVRLQPEGRELDWEHDGSYLHVRATVLDGHAMIVVEHD
- a CDS encoding SDR family NAD(P)-dependent oxidoreductase, giving the protein MSAPEFAGRTVVVTATAPGTALATARLLAAGGARVAFLAPDPRDLPAPLIKVHTDFADDQSVRAGVAWAAELLGGIDLLVNVAGTGTGVGADRPAGAPQANLLGAARTARAALLYLRRSAAPAIVIACPVAATQGLPHSAVELAARELTRAMAAELAGDRIRVACAGPGTDEQVVAAIARLARPGSPAHPETPEE
- a CDS encoding FadR/GntR family transcriptional regulator, producing MSLTDQAIARIRRLIRDGELLPGAKLPPEPQLAVELGLSRNTMREAVKALAVARVLEIRRGDGTYVTSLAPGLLLEGIGGAVELLQGDTVLELTEVRRLFEPAATGLAATRATAQDLAELEWHLAAMRTARDDVELLNEHDAAFHRVVVRATRNETLATLLEHISGQTVRARIWRGLSDAAAAGRTIDEHEAIHRALVAGDAELARAAALLHVTSTERWLREHLAEGESDDHRTSVPPCP
- a CDS encoding amidohydrolase family protein, giving the protein MRIDAHHHVWDLTRRPQPWLDAPELADIRRSFGPADLAPLAKAAGIGRTVLVQVLPDLDETREFLALAAAEPLVAGVVGWVDLTDPGIADTLAELRQGPGGDLLVGVRHLVQGEADPAWLARPDVRRGLRAVGEAGLCYDLLTLPHQLPAAIETVRALPEQRFVLDHLSKPPIARGEQDPWAELLRELAREPTVSCKLSGLVTEADRDHWTLADLRPYAEVALDAFGPERIMFGSDWPVCLLAASYGQVVSTAQDLTGRLAPHERAQVFAGTAARVYGLTVPSREAVLSQEDGA
- the larA gene encoding nickel-dependent lactate racemase, whose translation is MKVRLAYGTTGLDIEVDPAVTTVVEPLHHPGAADETAVLRAALRRPVAGPPLRGRVKPGQTVAISACDGTRPQPRHLMIPAVLAELDGIVRPEDVVILVATGTHRGNDPDELRRMFGDEVVDRIRIVNHDARDAAQLRWMGRYGDDVPVWLNREWVDADVRITTGFVEPHFFAGFSGGPKLVAPGLAGLETVLVLHDAKRIGDPRATWGSVFGNPVHDDVRAIAEGTGVDFALDVVLNRDQRIVEAFGGDLLPMHAAATAAARRLAMRPVDHLYDVVVTTNAGHPLDQNLYQSVKGMSAAHTVVRPGGLIVCAAECRDGFPDHGSYREVLASAASPQALLAEIGARQRTVPDQWQVQVQARIQSSCRVVMHTSHLSDAELATAHLEQTADISATVAEALAAAGPDARLCVLPEGPMTIPYLRHGEDAAI